A genomic region of Nocardioides plantarum contains the following coding sequences:
- a CDS encoding ABC transporter ATP-binding protein, which produces MSDLSKRPSTELDDLEADAVVPVDSAAEARAAQAREKHLAAADGAVLRADNLIAGYVPGVNILNGADLYCQPGELVGIIGPNGAGKSTLLKALFGLVKVHTGSVVLRGDDITNARADVLVTKGIGFVPQSNNVFPSLTIAENLQMGCYQAPSKFSSRFEFVTSIFPALGTRRGQRAGSLSGGERQMVAMGRALMMEPSVLLLDEPSAGLSPALQDEVFVQTREINRAGVSVVMVEQNAARCLQICDRGYVLDQGRNAYTATGRELATDPKVIELYLGTLAKS; this is translated from the coding sequence GTGAGCGACCTGTCCAAGCGTCCGAGCACCGAGCTCGACGACCTCGAGGCCGACGCCGTCGTCCCCGTCGACAGCGCGGCCGAGGCGCGCGCCGCCCAGGCGCGCGAGAAGCACCTGGCCGCCGCCGACGGCGCGGTCCTGCGCGCCGACAACCTGATCGCCGGCTACGTGCCCGGGGTCAACATCCTCAACGGCGCCGACCTCTACTGCCAGCCCGGCGAGCTCGTCGGCATCATCGGTCCCAACGGCGCCGGCAAGTCCACCCTGCTCAAGGCGCTGTTCGGCCTGGTCAAGGTGCACACGGGGTCGGTGGTCCTGCGTGGCGACGACATCACCAACGCCCGCGCCGACGTGCTGGTGACCAAGGGCATCGGCTTCGTGCCGCAGTCCAACAACGTGTTCCCCAGCCTCACCATCGCCGAGAACCTCCAGATGGGCTGCTACCAGGCCCCCTCGAAGTTCTCCTCCCGGTTCGAGTTCGTCACCTCCATCTTCCCCGCCCTCGGGACCCGGCGCGGCCAGCGCGCCGGCTCGCTCTCCGGTGGCGAGCGACAGATGGTCGCCATGGGCCGAGCGCTGATGATGGAGCCTTCGGTGCTGCTCCTCGACGAGCCGTCCGCCGGGCTGTCCCCCGCGCTGCAGGACGAGGTGTTCGTCCAGACCCGCGAGATCAACCGGGCCGGCGTCAGCGTCGTCATGGTCGAGCAGAACGCCGCCCGCTGCCTGCAGATCTGCGACCGCGGCTACGTGCTCGACCAGGGCCGCAACGCCTACACCGCGACCGGTCGCGAGCTCGCGACCGACCCGAAGGTCATCGAGCTCTACCTCGGCACCCTCGCCAAGAGCTGA
- a CDS encoding ABC transporter ATP-binding protein: protein MPADDSINLSKPGTEPAAVPAEPAAGGPVTGKAGLVGLAAEPGVAKPDPILVAHGITRQFGGLKAVDVAHVEVQRGVITALIGPNGAGKTTFFNLLTGFDTPDAGDRSFNGKSLKRSSASRVARLGMVRTFQLTKVLSKLTVMENMRLGATGQLGERFWAAPFRFLWADQESNVTARATELLQRFKLDAKADDFAGSLSGGQRKLLEMARSLMVNPELVMLDEPMAGVNPALKQSLLGHVKSLREEGMSVLFVEHDMDMVRDISDWVIVMAQGQVIAEGPPDSVMTDQRVIDAYLGAHHDTDITELDLEAVAAEAEAEILSERGDSA from the coding sequence ATGCCCGCTGACGACAGCATCAACCTCAGCAAGCCCGGGACGGAGCCGGCCGCCGTACCCGCCGAGCCCGCCGCCGGCGGCCCCGTCACCGGCAAGGCCGGGCTCGTCGGCCTGGCCGCCGAGCCGGGGGTCGCCAAGCCCGACCCGATCCTGGTCGCGCACGGCATCACCCGGCAGTTCGGTGGCCTCAAGGCCGTCGACGTGGCCCACGTCGAGGTCCAGCGCGGGGTGATCACCGCGCTGATCGGCCCCAACGGCGCCGGCAAGACGACGTTCTTCAACCTGCTCACCGGGTTCGACACCCCCGACGCCGGCGACCGGTCCTTCAACGGCAAGTCGCTGAAGCGGTCCTCGGCCAGCCGGGTCGCCCGGCTCGGGATGGTGCGCACCTTCCAGCTGACCAAGGTGCTCTCGAAGCTCACGGTCATGGAGAACATGCGCCTGGGCGCCACCGGCCAGCTCGGCGAGCGCTTCTGGGCTGCCCCGTTCCGCTTCCTGTGGGCCGACCAGGAGAGCAACGTGACCGCGCGGGCGACCGAGCTGCTGCAGCGCTTCAAGCTCGACGCCAAGGCCGACGACTTCGCCGGCTCCCTGTCGGGCGGGCAGCGCAAGCTGCTCGAGATGGCCCGCTCCCTCATGGTCAACCCCGAGCTGGTGATGCTCGACGAGCCGATGGCCGGGGTCAACCCCGCGCTCAAGCAGTCGCTGCTGGGCCACGTGAAGTCGCTGCGCGAGGAGGGCATGTCCGTGCTCTTCGTCGAGCACGACATGGACATGGTGCGCGACATCTCCGACTGGGTCATCGTGATGGCCCAGGGCCAGGTGATCGCCGAGGGTCCCCCCGACTCCGTCATGACCGACCAGCGCGTGATCGACGCCTACCTCGGCGCCCACCACGACACCGACATCACCGAGCTCGACCTCGAGGCGGTTGCCGCCGAGGCCGAGGCCGAGATTCTTTCCGAGCGAGGAGACTCCGCGTGA